The proteins below come from a single Stigmatopora argus isolate UIUO_Sarg chromosome 11, RoL_Sarg_1.0, whole genome shotgun sequence genomic window:
- the pibf1 gene encoding progesterone-induced-blocking factor 1 isoform X2, with protein sequence MLPKKPKSTAVNISSSLDLESEDVSLETTAHSSDEMRQLIERKELLQTIQLQKIELSQKDLTIENMKADYMSKVEELEDRLNDALHQKQVLSLRLDNELKLAQEDNRKQQALRKKEVDNILLRQQQLEETNMQMREKAGELRRSLRNLDLSHERYQELRDLPEESMSIQEFVSVRFYEAVTPLRAQVSEMSVKKDALSEDMEMQRTQVKTMMERYEEERRVRTEMELRSQRLTIELADTKQHIQDGDYRRENYPNIKRERDVLETELKEMKRKLDTLTLAHEALGREREKLGKEMAMLQQSTTLLQKDKEYLHRQNMELSIRCAHEEDRLERLQVQLEDTKKAREEVYEKYVASSDHHKSEYERKLRDELENIRLKTGQEIDTLQRTSREMYERENRNLREARDNAVLEKDRACVSERDSQSRYDQLLEQFRQLQLGTDSRVAELSNQAKLHSFEAERAQMMKEETDKALAQCQVECEKQRKKLEVLTQEFYRLQTSSEKRTAELHAQNAEQASRLETYEKLEKELDQVTMQAAEIENEEEAERVLFSYGYGANVPTTARRRLQQSVHLARRVLQLERENTSVRRDLEKHQSQTGQISEELSAANQLLEQTQQPYRYLVETVRHKDGQISGLKQRVASLEDDVTSLRKERTALQQVKNNMAADLERLLSHREELAMMKQILISMRSQHENALNPLEVKKDDTKTTSKWDSAPAGDESPSKPKPTVFTKKEAPDWYQRLKQKPK encoded by the exons atgctcCCCAAGAAGCCAAAGTCGACCGCCGTCAACATCTCCAGCTCCTTGGACTTGGAATCGGAGGATGTCAGCCTGGAGACCACCGCACACTCGTCGGACGAGATGCGACAGCTAATCGAGAGGAAAGAGTTGCTGCAGACTATCCAACTGCAGAAAATTGAACTTTCCCAAAAGGATCTCACCATTGAGAACATGAAGGCCGACTACATGTCCAAG GTGGAGGAGCTTGAAGACAGGCTGAATGATGCTCTCCATCAGAAGCAAGTGTTGTCGTTAAGGTTGGACAACGAGCTAAAGCTCGCTCAGGAGGACAACAG gaagcaGCAGGCTCTGCGCAAGAAAGAAGTGGACAACATCCTCCTCCGGCAACAGCAGCTGGAGGAGACCAACATGCAGATGCGAGAGAAGGCCGGAGAGCTCCGGCGGTCACTTCGGAACTTGGACCTGTCGCACGAGCGCTACCAGGAGCTTCGCGATCTTCCCGAGGAGAGCATGTCCATCCAGGAATTTGTTTCT GTGCGCTTTTACGAAGCCGTGACTCCGTTGAGGGCTCAGGTGTCCGAAATGAGTGTTAAGAAAGATGCTTTAAGCGAAGACATGGAGATGCAGAGGACACAAGTGAAAACTATGATGGAG CGCTATGAGGAAGAACGCCGTGTTCGTACCGAGATGGAGCTGAGGAGCCAAAGATTGACGATAGAGTTGGCTGACACCAAACAACATATTCAAGATGGCGACTACCGTCGGGAAAACTACCCCAACATCAAACG TGAGCGAGACGTCTTGGAAACCGAGTTGAAGGAGATGAAGCGAAAATTGGACACGCTCACCTTGGCTCACGAGGCTCTTGGCAGAGAACGAGAAAAGCTTGGCAAAGAG ATGGCGATGTTGCAGCAGTCAACAACGCTGCTACAGAAAGATAAGGAGTACCTGCACAGACAGAACATGGAACTGAGTATTCGCTGTGCACACGAGGAAGACCGCCTGGAGCGCTTACAG GTGCAACTCGAGGACACCAAAAAGGCCAGGGAAGAGGTTTACGAGAAATACGTGGCATCCAG CGATCATCATAAGTCCGAGTATGAGAGAAAGTTGAGAGATGAACTGGAGAACATCCGACTGAAGACCGGTCAGGAAATCGATACCCTGCAGAGAACATCCAGGGAGATGTATGAGAGAGAGAATAG AAATCTACGTGAGGCCAGAGACAACGCGGTTCTGGAAAAGGACCGGGCTTGTGTGAGTGAGAGGGACTCCCAGTCGCGATATGACCAGCTTCTGGAACA GTTTCGCCAGCTGCAGCTCGGCACCGACAGCCGGGTCGCGGAATTGTCCAACCAGGCCAAGCTGCACTCCTTCGAAGCCGAGCGCGCTCAGATGATGaaggaggagacggacaaggCTCTGGCTCAGTGCCAGGTGGAGTGTGAGAAACAGCGCAAGAAACTGGAG GTCCTCACCCAAGAGTTTTACAGGCTACAGACGTCCTCGGAGAAACGGACCGCAGAGCTTCACGCTCAGAATGCCGAGCAGGCGTCCCGACTGGAGACTTACGAAAAACTGGAGAAGGAGCTGGACCAGGTCACCATGCAGGCTGCCGAAA TCGAGAACGAGGAGGAAGCAGAGAGGGTCCTCTTCTCGTACGGTTACGGAGCCAACGTTCCCACCACGGCTCGGAGGAGACTTCAGCAGAG cGTTCACCTGGCCCGGAGGGTGCTGCAGTTGGAGAGGGAGAACACATCAGTGAGGAGAGACTTGGAGAAGCACCAATCACAAACGGGCCAGATATCCGAGGAG TTGTCAGCTGCCAACCAGTTGCTGGAGCAGACGCAGCAGCCCTACCGTTACCTGGTCGAGACGGTGAGACACAAGGACGGACAGATCAGCGGCCTGAAGCAGCGCGTCGCATCACTCGAGGACGATGTCAC TTCTCTGAGGAAAGAGCGGACAGCTTTGCAGCAAGTGAAGAACAACATGGCCGCCGACCTAGAGCGCCTCTTAAGCCATCGTGAG GAACTCGCTATGATGAAGCAGATCCTGATCAGCATGCGATCCCAACACGAAAACGCTTTGAACCCCTTAGAGGTTAAAAAAGACGACACAAAGACGACCTCCAAATGGGACAGCGCCCCCGCCGGGGACGAGTCGCCCAGCAAACCCAAACCCACCGTCTTC ACCAAAAAAGAAGCTCCTGATTGGTACCAACGACTCAAGCAGAAGCCCAAATGA
- the pibf1 gene encoding progesterone-induced-blocking factor 1 isoform X1 produces the protein MLPKKPKSTAVNISSSLDLESEDVSLETTAHSSDEMRQLIERKELLQTIQLQKIELSQKDLTIENMKADYMSKVEELEDRLNDALHQKQVLSLRLDNELKLAQEDNRKQQALRKKEVDNILLRQQQLEETNMQMREKAGELRRSLRNLDLSHERYQELRDLPEESMSIQEFVSVRFYEAVTPLRAQVSEMSVKKDALSEDMEMQRTQVKTMMERYEEERRVRTEMELRSQRLTIELADTKQHIQDGDYRRENYPNIKRERDVLETELKEMKRKLDTLTLAHEALGREREKLGKEMAMLQQSTTLLQKDKEYLHRQNMELSIRCAHEEDRLERLQVQLEDTKKAREEVYEKYVASSDHHKSEYERKLRDELENIRLKTGQEIDTLQRTSREMYERENRCFFINIFSSFSVCVLSPSVIIHTVLLSGRNLREARDNAVLEKDRACVSERDSQSRYDQLLEQFRQLQLGTDSRVAELSNQAKLHSFEAERAQMMKEETDKALAQCQVECEKQRKKLEVLTQEFYRLQTSSEKRTAELHAQNAEQASRLETYEKLEKELDQVTMQAAEIENEEEAERVLFSYGYGANVPTTARRRLQQSVHLARRVLQLERENTSVRRDLEKHQSQTGQISEELSAANQLLEQTQQPYRYLVETVRHKDGQISGLKQRVASLEDDVTSLRKERTALQQVKNNMAADLERLLSHREELAMMKQILISMRSQHENALNPLEVKKDDTKTTSKWDSAPAGDESPSKPKPTVFTKKEAPDWYQRLKQKPK, from the exons atgctcCCCAAGAAGCCAAAGTCGACCGCCGTCAACATCTCCAGCTCCTTGGACTTGGAATCGGAGGATGTCAGCCTGGAGACCACCGCACACTCGTCGGACGAGATGCGACAGCTAATCGAGAGGAAAGAGTTGCTGCAGACTATCCAACTGCAGAAAATTGAACTTTCCCAAAAGGATCTCACCATTGAGAACATGAAGGCCGACTACATGTCCAAG GTGGAGGAGCTTGAAGACAGGCTGAATGATGCTCTCCATCAGAAGCAAGTGTTGTCGTTAAGGTTGGACAACGAGCTAAAGCTCGCTCAGGAGGACAACAG gaagcaGCAGGCTCTGCGCAAGAAAGAAGTGGACAACATCCTCCTCCGGCAACAGCAGCTGGAGGAGACCAACATGCAGATGCGAGAGAAGGCCGGAGAGCTCCGGCGGTCACTTCGGAACTTGGACCTGTCGCACGAGCGCTACCAGGAGCTTCGCGATCTTCCCGAGGAGAGCATGTCCATCCAGGAATTTGTTTCT GTGCGCTTTTACGAAGCCGTGACTCCGTTGAGGGCTCAGGTGTCCGAAATGAGTGTTAAGAAAGATGCTTTAAGCGAAGACATGGAGATGCAGAGGACACAAGTGAAAACTATGATGGAG CGCTATGAGGAAGAACGCCGTGTTCGTACCGAGATGGAGCTGAGGAGCCAAAGATTGACGATAGAGTTGGCTGACACCAAACAACATATTCAAGATGGCGACTACCGTCGGGAAAACTACCCCAACATCAAACG TGAGCGAGACGTCTTGGAAACCGAGTTGAAGGAGATGAAGCGAAAATTGGACACGCTCACCTTGGCTCACGAGGCTCTTGGCAGAGAACGAGAAAAGCTTGGCAAAGAG ATGGCGATGTTGCAGCAGTCAACAACGCTGCTACAGAAAGATAAGGAGTACCTGCACAGACAGAACATGGAACTGAGTATTCGCTGTGCACACGAGGAAGACCGCCTGGAGCGCTTACAG GTGCAACTCGAGGACACCAAAAAGGCCAGGGAAGAGGTTTACGAGAAATACGTGGCATCCAG CGATCATCATAAGTCCGAGTATGAGAGAAAGTTGAGAGATGAACTGGAGAACATCCGACTGAAGACCGGTCAGGAAATCGATACCCTGCAGAGAACATCCAGGGAGATGTATGAGAGAGAGAATAGGTGCTTTTTCATTAACATATTTTCTTCGTTCTCGGTGTGCGTATTAAGTCCAAGTGTCATAATTCATACTGTATTGTTGTCGGGTAGAAATCTACGTGAGGCCAGAGACAACGCGGTTCTGGAAAAGGACCGGGCTTGTGTGAGTGAGAGGGACTCCCAGTCGCGATATGACCAGCTTCTGGAACA GTTTCGCCAGCTGCAGCTCGGCACCGACAGCCGGGTCGCGGAATTGTCCAACCAGGCCAAGCTGCACTCCTTCGAAGCCGAGCGCGCTCAGATGATGaaggaggagacggacaaggCTCTGGCTCAGTGCCAGGTGGAGTGTGAGAAACAGCGCAAGAAACTGGAG GTCCTCACCCAAGAGTTTTACAGGCTACAGACGTCCTCGGAGAAACGGACCGCAGAGCTTCACGCTCAGAATGCCGAGCAGGCGTCCCGACTGGAGACTTACGAAAAACTGGAGAAGGAGCTGGACCAGGTCACCATGCAGGCTGCCGAAA TCGAGAACGAGGAGGAAGCAGAGAGGGTCCTCTTCTCGTACGGTTACGGAGCCAACGTTCCCACCACGGCTCGGAGGAGACTTCAGCAGAG cGTTCACCTGGCCCGGAGGGTGCTGCAGTTGGAGAGGGAGAACACATCAGTGAGGAGAGACTTGGAGAAGCACCAATCACAAACGGGCCAGATATCCGAGGAG TTGTCAGCTGCCAACCAGTTGCTGGAGCAGACGCAGCAGCCCTACCGTTACCTGGTCGAGACGGTGAGACACAAGGACGGACAGATCAGCGGCCTGAAGCAGCGCGTCGCATCACTCGAGGACGATGTCAC TTCTCTGAGGAAAGAGCGGACAGCTTTGCAGCAAGTGAAGAACAACATGGCCGCCGACCTAGAGCGCCTCTTAAGCCATCGTGAG GAACTCGCTATGATGAAGCAGATCCTGATCAGCATGCGATCCCAACACGAAAACGCTTTGAACCCCTTAGAGGTTAAAAAAGACGACACAAAGACGACCTCCAAATGGGACAGCGCCCCCGCCGGGGACGAGTCGCCCAGCAAACCCAAACCCACCGTCTTC ACCAAAAAAGAAGCTCCTGATTGGTACCAACGACTCAAGCAGAAGCCCAAATGA
- the pibf1 gene encoding progesterone-induced-blocking factor 1 isoform X3, translating to MLPKKPKSTAVNISSSLDLESEDVSLETTAHSSDEMRQLIERKELLQTIQLQKIELSQKDLTIENMKADYMSKVEELEDRLNDALHQKQVLSLRLDNELKLAQEDNRKQQALRKKEVDNILLRQQQLEETNMQMREKAGELRRSLRNLDLSHERYQELRDLPEESMSIQEFVSVRFYEAVTPLRAQVSEMSVKKDALSEDMEMQRTQVKTMMERYEEERRVRTEMELRSQRLTIELADTKQHIQDGDYRRENYPNIKRERDVLETELKEMKRKLDTLTLAHEALGREREKLGKEMAMLQQSTTLLQKDKEYLHRQNMELSIRCAHEEDRLERLQVQLEDTKKAREEVYEKYVASSDHHKSEYERKLRDELENIRLKTGQEIDTLQRTSREMYERENRNLREARDNAVLEKDRACVSERDSQSRYDQLLEQFRQLQLGTDSRVAELSNQAKLHSFEAERAQMMKEETDKALAQCQVECEKQRKKLEVLTQEFYRLQTSSEKRTAELHAQNAEQASRLETYEKLEKELDQVTMQAAEIENEEEAERVLFSYGYGANVPTTARRRLQQSVHLARRVLQLERENTSVRRDLEKHQSQTGQISEELSAANQLLEQTQQPYRYLVETVRHKDGQISGLKQRVASLEDDVTSLRKERTALQQVKNNMAADLERLLSHREVKKDDTKTTSKWDSAPAGDESPSKPKPTVFTKKEAPDWYQRLKQKPK from the exons atgctcCCCAAGAAGCCAAAGTCGACCGCCGTCAACATCTCCAGCTCCTTGGACTTGGAATCGGAGGATGTCAGCCTGGAGACCACCGCACACTCGTCGGACGAGATGCGACAGCTAATCGAGAGGAAAGAGTTGCTGCAGACTATCCAACTGCAGAAAATTGAACTTTCCCAAAAGGATCTCACCATTGAGAACATGAAGGCCGACTACATGTCCAAG GTGGAGGAGCTTGAAGACAGGCTGAATGATGCTCTCCATCAGAAGCAAGTGTTGTCGTTAAGGTTGGACAACGAGCTAAAGCTCGCTCAGGAGGACAACAG gaagcaGCAGGCTCTGCGCAAGAAAGAAGTGGACAACATCCTCCTCCGGCAACAGCAGCTGGAGGAGACCAACATGCAGATGCGAGAGAAGGCCGGAGAGCTCCGGCGGTCACTTCGGAACTTGGACCTGTCGCACGAGCGCTACCAGGAGCTTCGCGATCTTCCCGAGGAGAGCATGTCCATCCAGGAATTTGTTTCT GTGCGCTTTTACGAAGCCGTGACTCCGTTGAGGGCTCAGGTGTCCGAAATGAGTGTTAAGAAAGATGCTTTAAGCGAAGACATGGAGATGCAGAGGACACAAGTGAAAACTATGATGGAG CGCTATGAGGAAGAACGCCGTGTTCGTACCGAGATGGAGCTGAGGAGCCAAAGATTGACGATAGAGTTGGCTGACACCAAACAACATATTCAAGATGGCGACTACCGTCGGGAAAACTACCCCAACATCAAACG TGAGCGAGACGTCTTGGAAACCGAGTTGAAGGAGATGAAGCGAAAATTGGACACGCTCACCTTGGCTCACGAGGCTCTTGGCAGAGAACGAGAAAAGCTTGGCAAAGAG ATGGCGATGTTGCAGCAGTCAACAACGCTGCTACAGAAAGATAAGGAGTACCTGCACAGACAGAACATGGAACTGAGTATTCGCTGTGCACACGAGGAAGACCGCCTGGAGCGCTTACAG GTGCAACTCGAGGACACCAAAAAGGCCAGGGAAGAGGTTTACGAGAAATACGTGGCATCCAG CGATCATCATAAGTCCGAGTATGAGAGAAAGTTGAGAGATGAACTGGAGAACATCCGACTGAAGACCGGTCAGGAAATCGATACCCTGCAGAGAACATCCAGGGAGATGTATGAGAGAGAGAATAG AAATCTACGTGAGGCCAGAGACAACGCGGTTCTGGAAAAGGACCGGGCTTGTGTGAGTGAGAGGGACTCCCAGTCGCGATATGACCAGCTTCTGGAACA GTTTCGCCAGCTGCAGCTCGGCACCGACAGCCGGGTCGCGGAATTGTCCAACCAGGCCAAGCTGCACTCCTTCGAAGCCGAGCGCGCTCAGATGATGaaggaggagacggacaaggCTCTGGCTCAGTGCCAGGTGGAGTGTGAGAAACAGCGCAAGAAACTGGAG GTCCTCACCCAAGAGTTTTACAGGCTACAGACGTCCTCGGAGAAACGGACCGCAGAGCTTCACGCTCAGAATGCCGAGCAGGCGTCCCGACTGGAGACTTACGAAAAACTGGAGAAGGAGCTGGACCAGGTCACCATGCAGGCTGCCGAAA TCGAGAACGAGGAGGAAGCAGAGAGGGTCCTCTTCTCGTACGGTTACGGAGCCAACGTTCCCACCACGGCTCGGAGGAGACTTCAGCAGAG cGTTCACCTGGCCCGGAGGGTGCTGCAGTTGGAGAGGGAGAACACATCAGTGAGGAGAGACTTGGAGAAGCACCAATCACAAACGGGCCAGATATCCGAGGAG TTGTCAGCTGCCAACCAGTTGCTGGAGCAGACGCAGCAGCCCTACCGTTACCTGGTCGAGACGGTGAGACACAAGGACGGACAGATCAGCGGCCTGAAGCAGCGCGTCGCATCACTCGAGGACGATGTCAC TTCTCTGAGGAAAGAGCGGACAGCTTTGCAGCAAGTGAAGAACAACATGGCCGCCGACCTAGAGCGCCTCTTAAGCCATCGTGAG GTTAAAAAAGACGACACAAAGACGACCTCCAAATGGGACAGCGCCCCCGCCGGGGACGAGTCGCCCAGCAAACCCAAACCCACCGTCTTC ACCAAAAAAGAAGCTCCTGATTGGTACCAACGACTCAAGCAGAAGCCCAAATGA
- the pibf1 gene encoding progesterone-induced-blocking factor 1 isoform X4, with translation MLPKKPKSTAVNISSSLDLESEDVSLETTAHSSDEMRQLIERKELLQTIQLQKIELSQKDLTIENMKADYMSKVEELEDRLNDALHQKQVLSLRLDNELKLAQEDNRKQQALRKKEVDNILLRQQQLEETNMQMREKAGELRRSLRNLDLSHERYQELRDLPEESMSIQEFVSVRFYEAVTPLRAQVSEMSVKKDALSEDMEMQRTQVKTMMERYEEERRVRTEMELRSQRLTIELADTKQHIQDGDYRRENYPNIKRERDVLETELKEMKRKLDTLTLAHEALGREREKLGKEMAMLQQSTTLLQKDKEYLHRQNMELSIRCAHEEDRLERLQVQLEDTKKAREEVYEKYVASSDHHKSEYERKLRDELENIRLKTGQEIDTLQRTSREMYERENRNLREARDNAVLEKDRACVSERDSQSRYDQLLEQFRQLQLGTDSRVAELSNQAKLHSFEAERAQMMKEETDKALAQCQVECEKQRKKLEVLTQEFYRLQTSSEKRTAELHAQNAEQASRLETYEKLEKELDQVTMQAAEIENEEEAERVLFSYGYGANVPTTARRRLQQSVHLARRVLQLERENTSVRRDLEKHQSQTGQISEELSAANQLLEQTQQPYRYLVETVRHKDGQISGLKQRVASLEDDVTYARLIERQRSQTVL, from the exons atgctcCCCAAGAAGCCAAAGTCGACCGCCGTCAACATCTCCAGCTCCTTGGACTTGGAATCGGAGGATGTCAGCCTGGAGACCACCGCACACTCGTCGGACGAGATGCGACAGCTAATCGAGAGGAAAGAGTTGCTGCAGACTATCCAACTGCAGAAAATTGAACTTTCCCAAAAGGATCTCACCATTGAGAACATGAAGGCCGACTACATGTCCAAG GTGGAGGAGCTTGAAGACAGGCTGAATGATGCTCTCCATCAGAAGCAAGTGTTGTCGTTAAGGTTGGACAACGAGCTAAAGCTCGCTCAGGAGGACAACAG gaagcaGCAGGCTCTGCGCAAGAAAGAAGTGGACAACATCCTCCTCCGGCAACAGCAGCTGGAGGAGACCAACATGCAGATGCGAGAGAAGGCCGGAGAGCTCCGGCGGTCACTTCGGAACTTGGACCTGTCGCACGAGCGCTACCAGGAGCTTCGCGATCTTCCCGAGGAGAGCATGTCCATCCAGGAATTTGTTTCT GTGCGCTTTTACGAAGCCGTGACTCCGTTGAGGGCTCAGGTGTCCGAAATGAGTGTTAAGAAAGATGCTTTAAGCGAAGACATGGAGATGCAGAGGACACAAGTGAAAACTATGATGGAG CGCTATGAGGAAGAACGCCGTGTTCGTACCGAGATGGAGCTGAGGAGCCAAAGATTGACGATAGAGTTGGCTGACACCAAACAACATATTCAAGATGGCGACTACCGTCGGGAAAACTACCCCAACATCAAACG TGAGCGAGACGTCTTGGAAACCGAGTTGAAGGAGATGAAGCGAAAATTGGACACGCTCACCTTGGCTCACGAGGCTCTTGGCAGAGAACGAGAAAAGCTTGGCAAAGAG ATGGCGATGTTGCAGCAGTCAACAACGCTGCTACAGAAAGATAAGGAGTACCTGCACAGACAGAACATGGAACTGAGTATTCGCTGTGCACACGAGGAAGACCGCCTGGAGCGCTTACAG GTGCAACTCGAGGACACCAAAAAGGCCAGGGAAGAGGTTTACGAGAAATACGTGGCATCCAG CGATCATCATAAGTCCGAGTATGAGAGAAAGTTGAGAGATGAACTGGAGAACATCCGACTGAAGACCGGTCAGGAAATCGATACCCTGCAGAGAACATCCAGGGAGATGTATGAGAGAGAGAATAG AAATCTACGTGAGGCCAGAGACAACGCGGTTCTGGAAAAGGACCGGGCTTGTGTGAGTGAGAGGGACTCCCAGTCGCGATATGACCAGCTTCTGGAACA GTTTCGCCAGCTGCAGCTCGGCACCGACAGCCGGGTCGCGGAATTGTCCAACCAGGCCAAGCTGCACTCCTTCGAAGCCGAGCGCGCTCAGATGATGaaggaggagacggacaaggCTCTGGCTCAGTGCCAGGTGGAGTGTGAGAAACAGCGCAAGAAACTGGAG GTCCTCACCCAAGAGTTTTACAGGCTACAGACGTCCTCGGAGAAACGGACCGCAGAGCTTCACGCTCAGAATGCCGAGCAGGCGTCCCGACTGGAGACTTACGAAAAACTGGAGAAGGAGCTGGACCAGGTCACCATGCAGGCTGCCGAAA TCGAGAACGAGGAGGAAGCAGAGAGGGTCCTCTTCTCGTACGGTTACGGAGCCAACGTTCCCACCACGGCTCGGAGGAGACTTCAGCAGAG cGTTCACCTGGCCCGGAGGGTGCTGCAGTTGGAGAGGGAGAACACATCAGTGAGGAGAGACTTGGAGAAGCACCAATCACAAACGGGCCAGATATCCGAGGAG TTGTCAGCTGCCAACCAGTTGCTGGAGCAGACGCAGCAGCCCTACCGTTACCTGGTCGAGACGGTGAGACACAAGGACGGACAGATCAGCGGCCTGAAGCAGCGCGTCGCATCACTCGAGGACGATGTCACGTATGCACGCCTTATCGAACGCCAACGCTCGCaaaccg TTCTCTGA